One Campylobacter magnus genomic window carries:
- a CDS encoding GNAT family N-acetyltransferase, with protein sequence MGAKSHLCQKSHEGRGIAKMLLNELLDNARKQGIKIIPTCSYVAKVMKNDSYADLL encoded by the coding sequence ATGGGAGCTAAATCGCACCTTTGTCAAAAAAGCCACGAGGGCAGAGGTATAGCAAAAATGCTGCTTAACGAGTTGCTTGATAACGCTCGCAAACAGGGCATAAAAATCATCCCTACTTGCTCATATGTCGCAAAAGTGATGAAAAATGATAGCTACGCTGATTTGCTATAA